From a region of the Haematobia irritans isolate KBUSLIRL chromosome 4, ASM5000362v1, whole genome shotgun sequence genome:
- the Cp18 gene encoding chorion protein 18 has protein sequence MYKLLFVCALFVAAQADYTGYGHENAGYAAQVQPRLTVVHGKTYSKYGGYHGDHHGAHGLGNLAGFAESPRSALDGQVLGLAREALALPSAGAPMRAAVNVPLFHNTAYTAPAVHASPALPVGATGSTAAAAASNVDKNHAKDFGKKSYGHSY, from the exons ATGTACAAGCTCCTT TTCGTCTGTGCTCTCTTCGTCGCCGCTCAAGCCGACTACACTGGATACGGTCATGAAAATGCCGGTTATGCCGCCCAAGTCCAACCCCGTTTAACCGTTGTCCATGGCAAGACTTACAGCAAATACGGTGGATACCATGGTGATCATCATGGCGCTCATGGTCTCGGTAACCTCGCCGGTTTCGCTGAATCTCCCCGTTCCGCCCTCGATGGTCAAGTTTTGGGTTTGGCCCGTGAAGCTTTGGCTCTCCCCTCAGCTGGTGCTCCCATGAGAGCTGCCGTCAATGTTCCTCTCTTCCACAACACCGCCTACACTGCCCCAGCTGTTCATGCCAGTCCCGCCCTCCCCGTTGGTGCTACCGGCTCCACTGCCGCTGCTGCTGCCAGTAACGTCGACAAGAACCACGCTAAGGACTTCGGCAAGAAATCCTATGGTCATTCCTACTAA